In Nitratidesulfovibrio sp., the following are encoded in one genomic region:
- a CDS encoding ABC transporter ATP-binding protein, which translates to MQDAARPRTKIEVCNLTKRFGELLVLDDISFSVAEGEFVAIVGPTGCGKTTFLNTLSCLLPASSGQILIDGTPANPKRHNISYVFQEPTCLPWRTVRENVAYGMEVKGRPRKEIDERLDHILDMVGLTQCASLYPNQISASMQQRIAVSRAFAVDPDLLLMDEPYGQLDVKLRFYLEDELVSLWRKLQSTVLFITHNIEEAVYVSERILVLSNKPTRIKAEVKVDLPRPRDFMDPEFVRIREHVTDLIRWW; encoded by the coding sequence GTGCAAGACGCCGCCAGACCACGAACCAAGATCGAAGTATGCAATCTCACCAAGCGGTTCGGTGAACTGCTGGTTCTCGACGACATATCCTTCTCGGTGGCCGAGGGCGAGTTCGTGGCCATCGTCGGCCCCACGGGCTGCGGCAAGACCACCTTCCTCAACACCCTGTCCTGCCTGCTGCCTGCATCGAGCGGGCAGATACTCATCGACGGCACCCCCGCCAATCCCAAGCGCCACAACATCTCCTACGTCTTCCAGGAACCCACCTGCCTGCCCTGGCGCACCGTGCGCGAAAACGTGGCCTACGGCATGGAGGTCAAGGGGCGCCCCCGGAAGGAGATCGACGAGCGGCTCGACCACATCCTGGACATGGTGGGGCTGACCCAGTGCGCGAGCCTGTACCCCAACCAGATATCCGCCAGCATGCAGCAGCGCATCGCGGTTTCGCGCGCGTTCGCCGTGGACCCCGACCTGCTGCTGATGGACGAGCCGTATGGCCAGCTGGACGTGAAGCTGCGGTTCTACCTGGAAGACGAACTGGTCAGCCTGTGGCGCAAGCTGCAAAGCACGGTGCTGTTCATCACCCACAACATCGAGGAAGCGGTCTACGTTTCCGAGCGCATTCTGGTGCTGTCCAACAAGCCTACCCGCATCAAGGCGGAGGTGAAGGTGGACCTGCCCCGCCCGCGCGACTTCATGGACCCGGAATTCGTGCGCATCCGCGAGCACGTCACGGATCTCATCAGATGGTGGTAA